In Paramicrobacterium humi, the genomic stretch CTACCAGTCCTTCGGGCTGGTTCCCGTGCTCTCGGCGGCCGAGAACGTCGAGCTGCCGCTGCGCGCCCGCCGCGTCGAGCCGGCCGAACGAGACGCGCGCGTCGCCGAGCTGCTTGAGCTCGTCGGCATGGGCTCGTTCGGCGGACACCGTCCCGAGGAGCTGTCGGGCGGTCAGCAGCAGCGCATCGGCATCGCCCGGGCGATCGCGAACCGGCCGCGACTGCTCATCGCCGACGAACCGACGGGGCAATTGGATGCCGCGACCGCGGCAGCCGTCCTCGACCTGTTCGCGCGGCTCGCGCACGACGACGGCACGGCGGTGATCGTGGCGACGCATGATCCGCTGCTCATGGCCCGCGCCGACCGCGTGCGCGTCATGCACGACGGCGCGCTCGGCGACGAGGTGCTGCGGACTCAGACCGCCTGAAGGGCCTGAATCGCCGAGGTGAAGAAGCGCAGCCCGTCGACGCCGCTGCGCATGGCGGCATCCGTGTCGGGACCGAATCCGGGCTCGATCGCGTGCTCGGGGTGCGGCATGAGTCCTACGACGTTGCCGCGCTCGTTCGTGACGCCGGCGATGTCGCGGAGCGATCCGTTCGGGTTGACGTCGAGGTAGCGGAACACCACGCGGCCCTCGCCCTCGAGCCGATCGAGCTCGTCTTCGGAGGCGATGAATCCGCCCTCGCCGTTCTTGAGCGGGATGACGATCTCGTCGGCGAAGTCGAACTCACCCGTCCACGCGGTCGCGGCGTTCTCGACGCGCAGCCGCTGGTCGCGACGCACGAACGTGCCATGGTCGTTGCGGATGAGCCCGCCGGGCAGCAAGTGCGCCTCGGTGAGCATCTGGAAGCCGTTGCAGATGCCGAGAACCGGCATCCCCTTGTTCGCCGCGTCGATGACCTCGGCCATGATGGGCGAGACAGAGGCGATCGCGCCCGCGCGCAAGTAGTCGCCGTAGCTGAAGCCGCCGGGCAGCACGATCGCGTCGACGCTCTTGAGATCGTGCTCGCCGTGCCACAGGGCCACGGGCTCGGCGTCTGCGAAGCGGATGGCGCGCTGCGCGTCACGCTCGTCGAGCGAGCCGGGGAAGGTGATGACGCCGATTCTCATCGTGCGTCGGCCTCTCGCACCGAGACGACGTCTTCGATGACGGAGTTCGAGAGGATCTCGCCCGCGATCGTCGCGACCTCCGCGATGACGGCGTCGTTCACTTCGTCGACCGTGATCTCGAAGCGCTTGCCGACGCGCACGCCCGTGACGTTCGCGTGGCCGAGGCGGGAGAGCGCGCCGTGAACGGCTTTGCCCTGCGGGTCGAGCAATTCGGCCTTCGGCATGACTTCAACGACGAGTGTGGGCACCGGGGGACTCCAAAACGAAACGCGCGACAAGGATGCTGCCAGTCTACTGTGCCCGCGGCGGCCAACTTTCGACGGATACCGCTGCCCGGAACCGGCGCATAGGCTCCCAGAGAGAGACCAGGAGGTATCGGTGAGGCATTCCGCGTTGACGCCCGTGTTCACGGCTCTGCGCTGGGCGCTGCACGTGCTGCTCATCGTGCTCATCGTGTTCGCGATGGTGCACGCCGTCGTCATCGCGTCGCCGCACGCGATCGCGGTGCATGTGCTCGGCACGGCGATGCTCGTCGTCTACCTCGGCGGAGCGGCCGTCACCCACGTGCGCGGCTTCACGGGGCGCCGCGTGAACATCGTGTCGTTCGCCTGGGTCGGCGTCCTCACCGCCCTGTGGATCGCCATGATGATGGTCACGGTGGATGCCGCGTACATCGTGTTCCCGCTCTTCTTCCTCTTCCTGCACCTGCTGCCGGCGACAATGGGCGTCGTCGCGATCGTGGTCTCGACGACGCTCACGATCGCCATGCTCGGCTTCCACTCGGGACAGAGCGTCGGCGGCGTCGTGGGACCCGTCATCGGGGCGGCGGTGGCCCTCGCGATCTCGGCGGGCTACGGAGCGCTGCACCGCGAGGCGACCGAGCGCGAGAAGCTCATCGCCGAGCTGCAGGCCACTCGCGGCGAGCTCGCCGTCGCGGAGCGCGAGGCCGGCGTTCTAGCCGAGCGCGACCGGCTCGCTCGCGAGATCCACGACACCGTCGCGCAGGGCCTGTCGAGCATCCAGCTGCTGCTGCACGCGGCAGAGCGGGTGGATGCCGCCCGGCCGGGTCTCGAGCAGATCCAGCTCGCGCGGCAGACCGCCGCCGACGCACTCGTCGACACGCGGCGCATCATCCGGGAGCTCACACCGCCCGCTCTCGACGAGCAGACGCTGCACGGAGCGCTGCGGCGACTGGCGGCATCCGCCGAACACACGATGCGCGCGGGCGGGCGCGCGACCGAAGTGCGCTTCCACCCGGTCGGCGACGTCCGTCAGCTGCCCATGGCCGTCGAGACGACCCTGCTGCGCGTGGCGCAGAGCGCGCTCGCCAACGTGCAGCAGCACGCCGACGCCGCGGTCGTCGACCTCACCCTCACGATCGACGACGACGCCGTGACGCTTGACGTCGTCGACGACGGAACCGGCTTCGATCCCGCGGGAGCGTTCGCGCGCCGCGGCCCCTCGTTCGGGCTCACGGCCATCCGGCGCCGCGTCACGGAGCTCGGTGGCTCCCTCATCGTCGAGTCCGCTCCCGGCGAGGGCACCGCGCTCGCCGCCACCATCCCCGCTCCCGAGGAGGACGACGCGTGATCCGACTGCTCATCGCCGATGACCATCCCGTCGTGCGGGCAGGCCTGCGCGCCCTGTTCGACACCGAGGACGACATGCAGGTCGTCGGTGAGGCCGCGACGGGAGACGAGGCCGTCGCCCGCGCGGCGGCCGGCGTCGACCTCGTGCTCATGGACCTGCAGTTCGGCGGCGGCGTGCAGGGCGTCGAGGCCACCCGCCGCATCCGCTCGGGCGACGATGCGCCGCGGGTGCTCGTGCTGACGAATTACGACACGGATGCCGACATCCTCGGCGCCGTCGAGGCCGGTGCCGCCGGCTACCTGCTCAAGGATGCGCCGCCCGCCGAGCTCATCACGGCGGTGCGCGCCGCCGCGGCGGGGGAGACCGCGCTCGCCCCGAGCGTCGCGGGGCGACTGGCCGCGCGCAAGGACGCGGCATCCGAATCCCTCAGCCTTCGGGAGGCCGAAGTGCTCGAGCTCGTCGCAGACGGCCTGTCGAACCGGCAGATCTCAAAGCAGCTGTTCCTCTCGGAGGCGACCGTGAAATCGCACCTCGTGCACATCTTCACGAAGCTCGGCGTCTCAAGCCGCACGCAAGCCGTCGCCGCCGCCCGCGAGAAGGGCTTCATTCGGGCGCAGTGAGAAGGCGGGCGGCCTCCGCGAGCACGGAGGGTGACGATGTGTTCGTCGGTGACCCGCTGACGCTGGCGCAGTGCCTTACCCCTGATTTCTGCAAAAGGCTTCGCCACGCCGGGAAGTGCGGCCGGGACGCGGCGTGTCGAGAGAATCTGCAGAAATTAGAGAACGGAACGCTCGGCGGTCGGGCTCACAGGGTGTGCAGGGTGCCGAGGGCTGCGACGACGTCGCGGTGCCAGCGCTCGGCAAGCGGGACGACTCCGCGGAACATGGCGGCGTCGTGCGTGGCTCCCTTGTATTCGACGACGCTCGCGTCGACGCCGCTCTCGCGCAGGGCCGTGCCGTACGCTGCGCCGTCGCCGCGCAGCACGTCGTACTCCGCCGTGAGCACCACGGCGGGAGGAAGGCCGCGGTGGTGGTCGGCGAGCAGCGGTGAAGCAGTCGCACGGTGGGCGAGGGAACGGTCTTTGAGGTAGGCGTTCGCGACGGCGACGAGCTCGCGCCGAGCCATCAGGAGAGGGATCTTCATCTCGCGGAGCGGCCGCTTGTCGATGTGCCCGCCTGTCAGGTCGAGGGCGGGCACCTCGAGCAGCTGCAGTGCGAGCGGATGCCACGCACGCGCCCGGTTGAGCAGCGTCACGGCGGCGGCGATGTTCCCACCCGACGAGGTACCGTTGACGGCGATGCGATCGGGGTCGACGCCGAGCTCGGCGGCGTTCTCGGCGAG encodes the following:
- a CDS encoding response regulator; this encodes MIRLLIADDHPVVRAGLRALFDTEDDMQVVGEAATGDEAVARAAAGVDLVLMDLQFGGGVQGVEATRRIRSGDDAPRVLVLTNYDTDADILGAVEAGAAGYLLKDAPPAELITAVRAAAAGETALAPSVAGRLAARKDAASESLSLREAEVLELVADGLSNRQISKQLFLSEATVKSHLVHIFTKLGVSSRTQAVAAAREKGFIRAQ
- the purS gene encoding phosphoribosylformylglycinamidine synthase subunit PurS; protein product: MPTLVVEVMPKAELLDPQGKAVHGALSRLGHANVTGVRVGKRFEITVDEVNDAVIAEVATIAGEILSNSVIEDVVSVREADAR
- a CDS encoding alpha/beta hydrolase: MALDPYFDEMYRARRHDMIVQARSMVTGSLSKLVPLRRPATLDPVDAAQRAKAAARRKTPGWQRRNAKAWDTKLFGRVGVPGPEVPTEDHTIEVPGFLEVRVRVYRPLTDAAGLRPAVLAFFGGSFQLGGLDWTSIDAAFRSRTADSGVVTVAVDYALAPEHRYPAAVEQGYAALHWLAENAAELGVDPDRIAVNGTSSGGNIAAAVTLLNRARAWHPLALQLLEVPALDLTGGHIDKRPLREMKIPLLMARRELVAVANAYLKDRSLAHRATASPLLADHHRGLPPAVVLTAEYDVLRGDGAAYGTALRESGVDASVVEYKGATHDAAMFRGVVPLAERWHRDVVAALGTLHTL
- a CDS encoding ABC transporter ATP-binding protein, encoding MTTLLEARGLAKTFRRGGETVHACRDVDLDAREGELLVVRGASGSGKSTLLGLLAGLDEPDAGAVRIDGRDLAALDERERALLHRDDIGYVYQSFGLVPVLSAAENVELPLRARRVEPAERDARVAELLELVGMGSFGGHRPEELSGGQQQRIGIARAIANRPRLLIADEPTGQLDAATAAAVLDLFARLAHDDGTAVIVATHDPLLMARADRVRVMHDGALGDEVLRTQTA
- a CDS encoding sensor histidine kinase, whose translation is MRHSALTPVFTALRWALHVLLIVLIVFAMVHAVVIASPHAIAVHVLGTAMLVVYLGGAAVTHVRGFTGRRVNIVSFAWVGVLTALWIAMMMVTVDAAYIVFPLFFLFLHLLPATMGVVAIVVSTTLTIAMLGFHSGQSVGGVVGPVIGAAVALAISAGYGALHREATEREKLIAELQATRGELAVAEREAGVLAERDRLAREIHDTVAQGLSSIQLLLHAAERVDAARPGLEQIQLARQTAADALVDTRRIIRELTPPALDEQTLHGALRRLAASAEHTMRAGGRATEVRFHPVGDVRQLPMAVETTLLRVAQSALANVQQHADAAVVDLTLTIDDDAVTLDVVDDGTGFDPAGAFARRGPSFGLTAIRRRVTELGGSLIVESAPGEGTALAATIPAPEEDDA
- the purQ gene encoding phosphoribosylformylglycinamidine synthase subunit PurQ; its protein translation is MRIGVITFPGSLDERDAQRAIRFADAEPVALWHGEHDLKSVDAIVLPGGFSYGDYLRAGAIASVSPIMAEVIDAANKGMPVLGICNGFQMLTEAHLLPGGLIRNDHGTFVRRDQRLRVENAATAWTGEFDFADEIVIPLKNGEGGFIASEDELDRLEGEGRVVFRYLDVNPNGSLRDIAGVTNERGNVVGLMPHPEHAIEPGFGPDTDAAMRSGVDGLRFFTSAIQALQAV